The stretch of DNA GTTCTCAACGCACGGCTTTTCCAATATCTATTCCAACAAATATCACTACAACATGCCGACCAAGACCCTCGAGGTCAAACCGCTGTCGCTGGATCACGGGCAAGAATGGCAGGATGCGCTGGTACAAAATTATAAGATTGACAGCAATCAAGTCGATGATCAGGGCAATTTCTTTTCGGCCCGTCGGAAATTGATGTTCAATGACGACGTCGCCATGTACACCGCGCGCGTCACAGAGGATACTGAGCAGTTTTACCGTAACGCTTATGCTGACGAAATTGTCTTCGTCCACGAGGGCAGCGGACGGCTGACTTCTGAATACGGTGAAATCAAGTTTGAGCGCTGGGATTACCTCATTATCCCACGCGGCACCACATATCAATTGAAATTCGACGCTTTCGATAACGTTCGCCTGTTCGTCATCGAATCCTTTTCGATGGTCGAAATTCCCAAGCATTTCCGCAAC from Gammaproteobacteria bacterium encodes:
- a CDS encoding homogentisate 1,2-dioxygenase is translated as MPYYVRQGNIPKKRHITFYRDDGQLFREELFSTHGFSNIYSNKYHYNMPTKTLEVKPLSLDHGQEWQDALVQNYKIDSNQVDDQGNFFSARRKLMFNDDVAMYTARVTEDTEQFYRNAYADEIVFVHEGSGRLTSEYGEIKFERWDYLIIPRGTTYQLKFDAFDNVRLFVIESFSMVEIPKHFRNQYGQLLESAPYCERDIRVPELQPPVVQEGEFELVCKYGDRYQIHILQWHPYDLEGW